Within Streptomyces albofaciens JCM 4342, the genomic segment CGTCACCGCGACCGAGGTCAACGCCCGCGAGCGACGGTCGATGATCACGCGTGACAAGAAGTCGCGCTACTGGCGCCCCGCGCTCGCGCACATCCTGTTCGTCATGCTGCGCCTCGACCGTGCGCTGTTCACTCCGAGTCTCGTGGTCGACCGGCCCCGCATCGTGTTCGGGGACGCTGTCAGCGAGGACCCGCAATCGGTCGCACAGACGCTCTCCCTGCTCCAGCAGGCGCAGGCCGTCAGCACCGACACCAAGGTACGCGCGCTGCATCCGGACTGGGACGACACCGCCGTTGCCGAAGAGGTTGCCCGCATCCATGCGGAGACCGGGCAGGCCGCCCCGACCCTGTCGGAGCGTTTCCGCTCGCCGCCTGATCGGGGGTGCACATGCCCGTGTCCCCGACCAGGTCGAATACCTCGCCGCGGTGACCGCGGACCTGTACGCCGGTGTCGAGCGGCAGCTGCTCGAACTGTGTGCGCGGCAGCTCGCCGCAGGGCTGGACGCGCCCGGGTGGGCCGTCGCCAAACTCGCCGCCCTGTCGCCCTTGCGGCGCGCGGCCGACGTGCTGCTTGGCGCCCTCGCCGGGACCGTCGACACCGAGGTACGGCACGCCGTGGCTGAGGCGTACGACGCCGGCCGCGCCTCCGCCCTCGAAGAACTCGACGCCTTGCCGGATGAGGATCGGCGGACGGTGGCCGAGCGGACCCCGCACGCGCGGGCCGTCGACCGCCTCGCCGCCGAGACCATCGACACCGTCACCTCGACCACCGCGGCATTCTGCGGGCCGTCGAGGATGGGTATCGGCAGGTTGTTGCCGAGGTCACCGCGGCGCCCCTGCTCGGCACCGAGACGCGCCGCCAGGCCACGCAGCAGGCCATGCAGCGGTTCGCCGACCGGGGGATCTCCTCGTTCCGGGACCGGGCCGGGCGCCGCTGGTCACTGACCGCGTACGCCGAAATGGCGGTGCGCACCAGCGTTGCGCGGGCCGCGACCGAGGCGCACATGACCACCCTCGCCGACGCGGGCATAGACCTGGTGATCGTCTCCAACTCGCCGCGTGAGTGTCCGCTGTGCCGCCCGTGGGAGCGCCGCATCCTGTCCATTGGCGGGCCGGACGGGGCCCGTACGGTCGAGGTCGAGCACGCCCTCGACGACGGCCGCATGATCCGTGTGGACGTGGCCGGGTCGCTCGACGAGGCCCGCCGCGCCGGACTTCAGCACCCAACTGCCGCCACAGCGTCTCCTCTTACACCCTGGTCTGACGCGCGTTGAGGAGCCGGAGCCGGACCCGGCCGGGTATGAGGCTGGACAGCGGCAGCGGGCAATCGAGCGGCACATCCGCCGGCACAAGAACCGCGCCGCCGCCGCGACCACGCCCGAGGCCAAACGCGCCGCCGAGGCCAAAGTCAGGCAGTGGCAAGGCGCCATGCGCGACCACCTCGCCGCACACCCGGACCTCCGCCGTCTGCGCCACCGGGAACAGCCCGGCGCCTCGAACCTGCCCGCCAGGACCAAGACCGCGCCGGACGACTTCATGCAGGCCGCCCGCGTGCGCGCCGGTGACGACGGCACGCTGCGGGAGATGTCCGACGACCAGCTCGGCGCCGCCATGCGGCCCGGCGTGCTCGACGACCGCGCCCGCGACCGAATCGCCACGGAGGCGGACCGCCGCGACCGCGAGGCCCTGCTCGACCGCGTACGGACCGGCGATCTGTCGGCGGTTGCCGACGACGACCTCGCCGAAGCGATGCGCCACGGGAGGGCCGGCGACCTCGCCCGGATCGCCGCCGAATTCGACCGGCGGTACCCGCCGAGCCCCTGCCCGCGCCCGCGCGCAGCGGCGACGCCGTCGAGGACCTGATCGCCGACCGCGCCGCCCTCGACGACCTGCTCGCCCCGCCCCGATCCGGACGGGTGGGCGGCCCTCGCCGATGACGACACCTGGGCCGCACTGGTCGAGCAGGAGCGCGCCGCCCAGCGGACCACGCGCGCGGCACGCCACGCTCCGACGGACGAGCCGGAGCAGGTCCCGCGCGTCACGCGCCGGGTCGCACGGCAGATGTACGACGAGTACGTAATGCGCCAGTACCTCGCGGCCGAGGAAGACCTACGCGGCGTACTGCTCAACAAGCAGGCTGAGCAGGCCGGCCACGATCCCGTGTCGCTGTTCTCCGGGCCCGCGCGCATCGCGCACGCCCGCGCCTCCGACGAGCTGCGGGCATGGTGGGCGGAGCACGGCCGGCTGACACAAGCTGAGTTCATCGAGTCCGTGACCGGTGAACGGCAGCGATGGGCCGAGGGCGCCCGTAAGAACGAGTCGGACCACCAAAACAAGAGGTGAGCATGGGAACGCGCGAGCAGGTCATCCGGGCCGTCACCGCCGGGGCCGAGGCCCGACGCCGCGGCGACCGGCCGTCCACCTGCCCGTACCCGCGTGACTCCCTGCTGCGCTCCGCGTGGATTCGCGGATACACCCGCGCCGCGCCACCCGCGCCCGGCCGCGAAGACGACCAGTAGCACCACCCACCGACACACCCCGGGGCCCGCCAGGCGCGGGCCCTTTCGTATGCCCGCACGCCCGCCCGGCGCGGGCCCAGCACCAGGAGCACCACGCATGAGCGAGACCGGCACCGCCAGCGGACAGCAGGGCGCGCCCAGCGCCGACGCCGGGGGCACCCCGCCCGCGGCACCGCCGAACAGCCCTCCGACCGCGCCGGCCGACAACGCCCCCACGGCCCCGGCCGCCGACCCGGCCGCCGAGCAGCGCGTGAGCGCCGCCGAGCAGGCAGCCCAGCAGGCCGCCACCGAGCGCGACGACCTGCTCGCCGCTCTGCGCAAGGTCCTCGACCCGGAGGGCGCCGACGGCGAAGCCGACCCGGCACGTCTGGCCGAGCAGGCCGCCGCCGAGCGCGACCAGGCCGCGCCGAGGCGCGGCAGCTCCGTGTCGAGCTGGCCGCGCACCAGGCCGCGCACACCGCCGGCGCCGACCCGCCCGCCTGCTCGACTCCCGCACCGTCGCGCAGCAGCTCGCCGACCTCGACCCGACGACAAGGCTTTCGGCGACAAGCTCGCCGAGGTGATCAAGACCGCCGTTGAAGCCGCCCGCACCTGCGCGCCGCCGCTCCCGGTCCGGCCAAGGGCGGCGCCGACTTCACCGGCACCACGCCCGAGCGTCGGCCCGCCACCCTGCATGACGCCATCGCCGCCCGCCTCGGCGGCTGAACCACTGGAGACACCCGCCCATGGCTATCACCCTCGCCGACGCCAAGCTGAACACGCAGGACGACATCGACCTCATGGTGATTGATGAGTTCCGCAAGTCGAGTTGGCTGCTCGACAACCTGACCTTCGATGATGTCGTGAACCCCGCCGGGGGCGGCGCGACGCTCACCTACGGATACACCCGACTCGTCACTGAGCGCGGCGCCGCCTTCCGCCCGCTGAACTCGGAGTACAGCACCGAGCAGGCCAAGCGGACCCGCGCGAGCGTCGACCTTGCGGTACTTGGCGGCGCGTTCGAGATCGACCGCGTCCTGTCCAACCTCGGCCCGCCGCCACCGCGGAAACCACCTTCCAGATGAACCAGACGATCAAGAGCGCGCGGGCGTTCTTCTCCGACCAGGTCATCAACGGCACCCGCAACACAGCGACCGCCACAGGATTCGAGGGCCTTTCCAAGATCCTCACCGGGTCCGCCACCGAATACAAGCCGGCCGCCGACTGGTCGACCCCCGCCGACCAGGCCGCCGCACACAACGCCCTCGACTCCCTCGACGAATTCCTCGGCCTGCTGGACGACACCCCGAGCGCGCTGCTCGGCAACAAGAAGACCATCGCCCGCGTACGCAGCCTCGCCCGCCGGGCCGGCTACTACACCCGCAGCGAGAACGCGTTCGGGCAGACCGTCGAGGCGTACAACGGCATCCCGTTTGTGGACCTGGGCGCCAAGGCTGGCAGCGCCGACCCCGTGATCGGCATCGACGCCAAGACCGGCACCACCGACCTGTACGCCGTCCGCCTCGGCCTCGACGGTTTCCACGGTGTCTCGACCGTCGGCAGCAACCTGGTACGGCAGTGGCTCCCGGACTTCGCCACCGCCGGCGCCGTCAAGAAGGGCGAGGTGGAACTCGGTCCGGTTGCCGTCGCGCTCAAGGCGACGAAGGCCGCCGCTGTGTGGCGCGGCATCAAGGTCAACCAGGGCACCGGCACCGGCGGGGCGTAACGTTCATGCGCCGCCCTACGCCACGCCCGAACAGCTCGCCGCGTGGACCGGGACCGCTGCACCGGACGACGCCGAGCGGCTGCTCGCCCGCGCGTCCGAGGACATCGATTCGGCCCTGCTGACCGCCGTGTATCCGGTCGACGCGGACGGCGACCCCACCGACCCGACGACCGCCGAAGTCCTCGCCCGCGCCACCTGCGCACAGGTCGAATACTGGGCCTCCGCTGGCACCGACGGCACCGGCGCAGGCGATCACTGGGACTCCGTATCGATCGGGCCCGTCAGCCTGTCGGGGCGCACCGCGCGCCCGCCGGCCGCGACCGGGGTGGAGTTGGCGCCGCGCGCCGACCGCATCCTGCGCCGCGCCGGACTGACCCGGGCCGGGTGATCGCGTGGTGACCCGCGTGCCCGAGGTACTGCTGCGCCACCGCATCACGGTCGAGCCGTACGCGGGGGAGAGCGCCTACGGGCCCCAGTACCGCCACGCCATCCCGAACGTGCCCGCGATGATCGACGAGACGGCCCGCATGGTGCGAGCCCCGGACGGTCGGCAGGTCACCGCCTCGGCAACGATCGTCGCCGGCCCCCTGCTCGACTGCCCGCCCGGCAGCCGCATCACGCTCCCCGACGGGCGCACCACCACCGCGATCACCACCGCCCACCACACCGCGCCCGGTCTGCCGGTGCCCGCCTGCACGGAGGTGACCTGCGAATGAGCGGACCGCGCGCCGAACTGAACTGGAACGGGGCCGCCGTCAGCGAGGCACTGCGGCAGGCCGCCACCCGCGGCGCCCTGCTCGGCGCCGAACACGTCCTCCAGCTCAGCCGCCAGCTGGTGCCGATCGAGGAGGGCACCCTCGAACGAAGCGGCGCGACCAGTGTGGACGCGCGCCGCCGTACGGCCGCGGTGTCGTACGACACCCCGTACGCCCGCCGCGTGCACGAGGACATGACCGCCCGGCACGACCCCGGCCGCACCGCCAAGTACCTCGAACGCGTCCTGCCGGGCTCGACCGACACCGTGCAGGCGTTGATCGCCGCACAGGTCCGGCGGGCGCTGCGCTGATGTCCTACACCGTCGACCTGCTCGACGGTCTCGCCCGCCTGCTCGACACCGCAGGCGTCGGCACCTACCGGCCCGACGGCGTGTACGCGGCCGGCGAGACCGCCATCACCATTGCCGCCACTCCTCCCGTGCCCGACCGGGTCATCTGCCTGTCCGCGTACCCGGTCGAGGAGTCCGCGGCCCTGACCGACACCACCACCGGCATACAGGTGCGCACCCGCGCCGGGCCGGACCCGCGCGAAGTCGACGCCCTCGACGACCAGGTGCTCGACGTGCTGCACGGCTCCGGCCCCACCACTGGGGCGCGGCATGGGTGCAGCTCATCTACCGCAACTCGGCCGCCCCGATCGGCGCCGACGGCTCCGGGCGCGCGGAGCGCAGCAGCAACTACTACGCCCGCGCCCACCGCGCGGCCCGACATCTGGAATAGGAGGCGCCAGTGAGCACCCCGACGCCGCCGGCCGAGACGATCACCGCGCTTGCGCGCCGGTACCGGTGCGAGATCGACATGAGCACGGACGGCACCACCCCCGCTTGGACGCTGCTACCCGGCATCACCGAGTTCGCGCCGAAGATCGAACCCACACAGCAGGAGTCGACGACGTACGACGCCGAGGGGTGGGTCGAGCAGACCGTGACCATGCTCGCCTGGTCGATCGAGACGACCATCGCGCACCGCGCCCACCCGACCACCGGCGTTTTCAACGCCGTGCAGGAACGTTTGCGCAAGGCATCGATGGCGTTCGGTGCTGGCTCGTATGTGCGGGTGCGGTACTACGACCGCAACGGCGCCCCGGACGCCTACCAGGGCACGGCCCTGGTCACCTGGGAGCCGGACGGCGGCGGCGCCGACGAACTCGACACCGTCAAGATCACACTCACCGGGTCGGGCCCGCTGACCGAGATCACCAACCCCGCCGCTGGAACCGGCAAGACGCTGACCCCTGAGAAGGGGGCCGCGTAATGGCGTTCAAGGAACTCGGCGAACTCCTCGACGAGACCCTGCAACTCCCCGTCGCAGGCACCGTCTACACCGTGCCCGCCCCGTCCGCCGAGGTCGGCCTGCGGGTGCAGGCGATCATCAACGCGGCGGCGGTCGCCGCCGACGGCGGACGCGTCGACGAGCAGGTACTCGGCGACGCGGCCGAGCGCGACCTGTTCCGCGACGTGCTCGGCACCGCGCACGGTCAGATGGTGGCCGACGGCGTGCCGTGGCCCGCCCTCAAACACTCGGCGATCACGGCCATGGTGTGGATCGCGCAGGACAAGGCCGCCGCCGAAGCGTTCTGGAACTCCGGCGGCGACCCAAACCGCTTGGCCCCGAATCGGGCGGAGCGTCGGGCCCGGTCGGGCGCGGCGAAGTCGACCCCGAATCGGGGCTCTACGAGTGGTACGAGTGGCCCGAAGGCCAGGCCCCGCCCCGCGGGCAAGGGCCGCGCGCCGCGCTGACGTGGCGCCGCATCCTCGACGAGTGGCCGCTCGTCGAGGCGGACCTGCACGAGGTCTACGGCATCGACCTGGGCGCCCCCGGCATCCTGCGGGCCCGTTCCTGGCGCTGGCTGCGCCTGCGCATCCTCGGCCTGCTCTCCGCTGAATCGCGGCTGGCCCGAACGCTCGCCCCCTCGCAAGACGCTCCCGCACCGGGAGGCACGACCCCCCGGAGGTGAGCGCCCGTGGCTCTCATGGTCGGCGAACTCGCCGCAACCATCCGGGTCGATGACAGCGGGGCCCGTGCGGGTATCCGCCGCGCCGAGGCCGCCATGCGCGCCGGCGGCGACCGCATGGCCGCCGACGCGGGCAGCAGCGGGCAGCAGGCCGGCCGCCAGCTCGGCGACGGCGTCGCCGACGGGGCCGAGCGCGGCGGAGGCCGCGCGGCAAGCAAGGTCGGCGAGGCCCTGAAGAAGGGGATCGCCGCCGCGGCGATCGGCGCCACCATCGGTGGCGCGCTGATCGCGGGTATCGGCTCGGCCCTCGAACAGGGCAAGATCCCTGGTCAGCTTCAGGCGCAGCTCGGCACCACCGGGCCCGTGGCCGCCAAGTACGGCAAGGTCGCCGGCGATCTGTACGCGGGCGCGGTCGTCGACTCAGTGCAGGACGGCGCCGAGATCATCAAGGGCATCGCCAGGAATGGCCTGCTGCCGCCGGAGGCGACACAGGCACAGGTCCAGACGATGGGCCGACGGGTGGCGGACACCGCCGCCGTCATGGGCGAGGACGTTTCCAAGGTCTCTCGTGCCGTCGGCACGATGATGAAAAACGGCCTCGCCAAATCGGCGGATGAGGCCATGGACGTTCTTGTCAAGGGCGCCCAGAACGGCATCGATACCGCCGAGGATCTGCTCGACACATTCAGTGAGTATCCAACCGAATTCCGGCAGCTTGGCCTCGACGCGAAAACGTCCATGGGCCTGCTTCAGCAGGGACTCAAGGGCGGCGCGCGCGATGCCGACGTAGTCGCCGACGCGCTGAAAGAGTTCACTCTGCAAGCGCAGGGGATGAACGACGCCACGAAAAAGGCGTATGCGGATCTTGGCCTGTCCGGCGAG encodes:
- a CDS encoding minor capsid protein, with protein sequence MSYTVDLLDGLARLLDTAGVGTYRPDGVYAAGETAITIAATPPVPDRVICLSAYPVEESAALTDTTTGIQVRTRAGPDPREVDALDDQVLDVLHGSGPTTGARHGCSSSTATRPPRSAPTAPGARSAAATTTPAPTARPDIWNRRRQ
- a CDS encoding phage minor capsid protein encodes the protein MTADLYAGVERQLLELCARQLAAGLDAPGWAVAKLAALSPLRRAADVLLGALAGTVDTEVRHAVAEAYDAGRASALEELDALPDEDRRTVAERTPHARAVDRLAAETIDTVTSTTAAFCGPSRMGIGRLLPRSPRRPCSAPRRAARPRSRPCSGSPTGGSPRSGTGPGAAGH
- a CDS encoding phage minor capsid protein — encoded protein: MLGTETRRQATQQAMQRFADRGISSFRDRAGRRWSLTAYAEMAVRTSVARAATEAHMTTLADAGIDLVIVSNSPRECPLCRPWERRILSIGGPDGARTVEVEHALDDGRMIRVDVAGSLDEARRAGLQHPTAATASPLTPWSDAR
- a CDS encoding phage tail tube protein, translating into MSTPTPPAETITALARRYRCEIDMSTDGTTPAWTLLPGITEFAPKIEPTQQESTTYDAEGWVEQTVTMLAWSIETTIAHRAHPTTGVFNAVQERLRKASMAFGAGSYVRVRYYDRNGAPDAYQGTALVTWEPDGGGADELDTVKITLTGSGPLTEITNPAAGTGKTLTPEKGAA
- a CDS encoding Rmf/CrpP fold protein, whose amino-acid sequence is MGTREQVIRAVTAGAEARRRGDRPSTCPYPRDSLLRSAWIRGYTRAAPPAPGREDDQ
- a CDS encoding DUF7426 family protein, which produces MAFKELGELLDETLQLPVAGTVYTVPAPSAEVGLRVQAIINAAAVAADGGRVDEQVLGDAAERDLFRDVLGTAHGQMVADGVPWPALKHSAITAMVWIAQDKAAAEAFWNSGGDPNRLAPNRAERRARSGAAKSTPNRGSTSGTSGPKARPRPAGKGRAPR